The Klebsiella quasivariicola region GTCAGCCAGCGCGTGGTGCGGCGTGTCTGCCATAGCGATCGGGCGCTGCGTATCGGCGGCGGGGTGATGTGGCTGGTGGTGACCGGGCTGACATGGGGTGTGGCCTGGGGCGCACTGGCGCTGGCGCGGGGGATCCATCCCTGGCTCGGATGGCTGGTGGAGGTGTGGATGATCTTCACTGCGCTGGCGGGGCGCTGCCTGGCGCAGTCGGCGATGGCGGTGGCCCGGCCGCTGCAGGCCGGGGATCTCGCCGAAAGCCGGCATAAGCTCTCCTGGATTGTCGGGCGCGACACCTCTCAGCTCCAGCCTGCGCAGATCAACCGTGCGGTGGTGGAGACCGTGGCGGAAAACACGGTGGATGGCATTATCGCGCCGTTCTTTTTTCTGCTCCTTGGCGGTGCGCCGCTGGCCATGGCCTATAAAGCGGTCAACACCCTCGATTCCATGGTCGGCTACAAACACGAAAAATACCGGGCGATCGGCATGGTCAGCGCCCGTCTTGATGATGTGGCCAACTTCCTTCCCGCCCGGCTGAGCTGGCTGCTGTTCAGCCTTGCCGCGGTGCTATGTCGGGAAGATGGCGCCCGGGCGCTGCGCACGGGCTGGCGCGATCGCTATCAGCACAGCAGTCCTAACTGTGCCTGGCCAGAAGCGACCGTCGCCGGCGCGCTGGGGATCCGCCTTGGCGGCCCGAACGATTACTTCGGCCAGCGCGTTGAAAAGCCCTGGATAGGCGACGCCGTCCGCGACATCGCGGTGGGCGATATTTCCCGAACCATTCGATTGATGTGGGTGGCGTCAACCCTGGCGCTGGCGCTGTTTATCGGCGTGCGCTACTGGCTGGTCGGCGCAGCCTGAGGAGAACCTGATGCAGTACATACAACAACCGCAGGCGATCGAGGCAAAAAGCTTCGACATCATCAGCGAGATCATCGCCGAAACGCGGCCGGACTACCATTTTGCCAGCCCACTGCACGAGGCGATTATCAAGCGGGTGATCCACACCACCGCTGACTTCGACTGGCTGGATATTCTGTGGTTTTCTCCGGATGCCCTGATCGCGCTGAGCGAGGCGTTGAGCCGGCCCTGCACGCTGTATACCGATACCACCATGGCGCTGTCCGGGATCAACAAAACCCTGCTGGCCCGCTTTGGCGGCGAATGCCGCTGTTATATCAGCGACCCGCGGGTGGTGCGCGAGGCACAGAGCCGGGGGATGACCCGCTCGATGGCGGCGGTGGATATTGCGGTGCAGGAGCCCGGGGAGAAAGTGTTCGTCTTCGGCAATGCGCCAACCGCGCTGTTTCGCCTGCTGGAACATCGCGAGACGGCCATCGGCGGCGTGGTGGGGGTGCCGGTCGGGTTCGTCGGCGCGGCGGAGTCGAAAGCGGCGCTCAGCGAGAGCGGCCTGCCGGCCATCGCCGCGCTCGGCCGCAAAGGGGGTAGCAACGTGGCGGCAGCGATTGTGAACGCTCTGCTTTACCACCTGCGGGAGGCGCAATGAGCGATCAGACCTTTGACGCCCCGGTGTGGCATCACGGCAAAGCGCTGCGCAAGGGCTACACCACCGGCTCCTGCGCCACGGCGGCGGCAAAAGTGGCGGCGCTGATGGTGATGCGCCAGCATCTGATCCACCAGGTCTCGATCGTCACCCCCTCCGGCGTCACCCTGTGCCTGAACGTCGAGTCTCCGCACGTCGAAGGGCAGCAGGCGGTCGCCGCGATCCGTAAAGACGGCGGCGATGATGTCGACGCCACCCACGGCATGCTGATTTTTGCCCGGGTGACCCTCAATGACAGCGGAGAGATTAGCCTGTTGGGCGGCGAGGGCATCGGCACGGTGACCCGCAAAGGGATCGGCCTGCCGACAGGCAGCCCGGCGATAAACCGTACTCCGCGGCACACCATCGAGACCGCCGTGCGCGAAGCGATTGGCCCTTCCCGCGGCGCGCAGGTGGAGATCTTTGCCCCGGAAGGCGCAAGCCGCGCGCAAAAAACCTATAACGCCCGGCTGGGGATCCTCGGCGGCATCTCGATTATCGGCACCACCGGGATCGTCACCCCGATGTCGGAAGAGAGCTGGAAACGCTCGCTCTCCCTCGAGCTGGAGATAAAACGCGCCGCCGGGCTGGAG contains the following coding sequences:
- the cbiD gene encoding cobalt-precorrin-5B (C(1))-methyltransferase CbiD, which produces MSDQTFDAPVWHHGKALRKGYTTGSCATAAAKVAALMVMRQHLIHQVSIVTPSGVTLCLNVESPHVEGQQAVAAIRKDGGDDVDATHGMLIFARVTLNDSGEISLLGGEGIGTVTRKGIGLPTGSPAINRTPRHTIETAVREAIGPSRGAQVEIFAPEGASRAQKTYNARLGILGGISIIGTTGIVTPMSEESWKRSLSLELEIKRAAGLERVVLVPGNHGERFVREQMGIDPQIVVTMSNFVGYMIEEAVRLGFRQIVLIGHPGKLIKIAAGIFHTHSHIADARMETLVAHLALLGAPLPLLTLVSECDTTEAAMEHIDAWGYQRLYNHLAERICQRVLEMLRFTQHPPTCDAVLFSFDNQVLGSSRPLETIARELAC
- a CDS encoding cobalt-precorrin-8 methylmutase, which produces MQYIQQPQAIEAKSFDIISEIIAETRPDYHFASPLHEAIIKRVIHTTADFDWLDILWFSPDALIALSEALSRPCTLYTDTTMALSGINKTLLARFGGECRCYISDPRVVREAQSRGMTRSMAAVDIAVQEPGEKVFVFGNAPTALFRLLEHRETAIGGVVGVPVGFVGAAESKAALSESGLPAIAALGRKGGSNVAAAIVNALLYHLREAQ
- the cbiB gene encoding adenosylcobinamide-phosphate synthase CbiB, whose amino-acid sequence is MTLLAWCVAWILDVVIGDPPHWPHPVRWIGRLITVSQRVVRRVCHSDRALRIGGGVMWLVVTGLTWGVAWGALALARGIHPWLGWLVEVWMIFTALAGRCLAQSAMAVARPLQAGDLAESRHKLSWIVGRDTSQLQPAQINRAVVETVAENTVDGIIAPFFFLLLGGAPLAMAYKAVNTLDSMVGYKHEKYRAIGMVSARLDDVANFLPARLSWLLFSLAAVLCREDGARALRTGWRDRYQHSSPNCAWPEATVAGALGIRLGGPNDYFGQRVEKPWIGDAVRDIAVGDISRTIRLMWVASTLALALFIGVRYWLVGAA